The proteins below come from a single Gordonia sp. X0973 genomic window:
- a CDS encoding MspA family porin: MNAVHTAVGRRMASPAVRRRLASGAAVVTAAAVALSVTAGGASAEKLPGGHKRTTGIDGQVVTLKRSGEYAFQQQSQANNSFGRSTRISGIYTARINRGGGNVQVGYLVGCQVNVGGLDVGISGGLYAPLTSPTSILPTVGGTLSLPVAPGQIQAVYVLDKNFYKKVVSIQLSGVELSVQGCAGYAQARSFVKVLAADQYNAANGTIGGSGGAIQTTLYGKPFSLG, translated from the coding sequence ATGAATGCGGTACACACCGCCGTGGGCCGCCGCATGGCTTCACCTGCCGTTCGTCGTCGGCTGGCTTCGGGCGCCGCGGTCGTCACCGCGGCCGCCGTCGCGTTGTCGGTCACGGCCGGCGGGGCGTCGGCCGAGAAACTGCCCGGCGGCCACAAGCGCACGACCGGCATCGACGGCCAGGTCGTCACCCTCAAGCGCTCCGGCGAGTACGCCTTCCAGCAGCAGAGCCAGGCCAACAACAGCTTCGGCCGCTCGACGCGCATCTCCGGGATCTACACCGCGCGGATCAACCGCGGCGGCGGCAACGTCCAGGTCGGCTACCTCGTCGGCTGCCAGGTCAACGTCGGCGGACTCGACGTGGGCATCTCGGGCGGCCTGTATGCGCCACTGACCAGCCCCACCAGCATCCTGCCGACCGTCGGCGGCACCCTCTCGCTGCCGGTGGCCCCCGGTCAGATCCAGGCCGTCTACGTGCTGGACAAGAACTTCTACAAGAAGGTCGTGAGCATCCAGCTCTCCGGCGTCGAGTTGAGCGTGCAGGGCTGCGCCGGCTACGCCCAGGCCCGTTCGTTCGTCAAGGTCCTCGCGGCCGATCAGTACAACGCCGCCAACGGCACGATCGGCGGCAGCGGCGGCGCCATCCAGACCACCCTCTACGGCAAGCCCTTCAGCCTCGGCTGA